In Granulicatella elegans, one genomic interval encodes:
- the dnaJ gene encoding molecular chaperone DnaJ — translation MVAKRDLYEVLGVSKDASDADIKRAYRKLSKQYHPDINKEAGAEEKFKEIAEAYEILSDSQKRAAYDQYGHASYDPNSGFSGGGFGGFGGFGGQGFSGSYTGGFEDIFDTFFGGGGARRGNRANMPRQGADLQYVMDLTFEEAIFGKEEVIHYHRNAECETCHGSGAKPGTDPVTCSKCHGAGVINVERATPFGRMMSQTTCDVCGGTGQEIKEKCETCHGHKHVEETHKVKVKVPAGVENGNQMPLRGQGEAGVNGGPYGDLYVIFRVAKSDTFEREGADIFYELPINFAQAALGDEVDVPTVHGKVKLKVPAGTQSGTVLRLRGKGAPRLHGGGMGDQHVTVRVVTPKHLTDKQREAMQIFAKEAGTHVEGEGTFFDKMKDAFKDSFK, via the coding sequence ATGGTGGCAAAACGTGATTTATATGAAGTACTCGGAGTCTCCAAAGATGCCTCTGATGCAGATATAAAACGAGCTTATCGTAAATTATCCAAACAATACCATCCAGATATTAATAAAGAAGCTGGAGCGGAAGAAAAATTTAAAGAAATAGCAGAAGCTTATGAAATTTTAAGTGATAGTCAAAAACGTGCTGCGTATGATCAATATGGGCATGCTTCCTATGATCCAAACTCTGGATTTTCTGGTGGAGGTTTTGGAGGCTTTGGTGGATTCGGAGGTCAAGGATTCTCTGGAAGTTACACAGGTGGATTCGAAGATATTTTCGATACTTTCTTTGGTGGCGGCGGTGCTCGTCGTGGAAATCGTGCCAATATGCCACGTCAAGGCGCAGATTTACAATATGTCATGGACTTAACATTTGAAGAAGCGATTTTTGGTAAGGAAGAAGTGATCCATTACCATCGTAATGCAGAATGTGAAACTTGTCATGGTTCGGGTGCAAAACCTGGTACAGATCCAGTAACTTGTTCGAAATGTCATGGCGCAGGTGTGATTAATGTTGAAAGAGCAACACCATTTGGTAGAATGATGTCTCAAACAACGTGTGATGTCTGTGGTGGTACTGGTCAAGAAATCAAAGAAAAATGTGAAACTTGTCATGGGCACAAACATGTAGAAGAAACGCATAAAGTGAAAGTGAAAGTCCCAGCCGGTGTTGAAAATGGAAACCAAATGCCATTACGTGGACAAGGAGAAGCTGGAGTTAATGGCGGCCCTTATGGCGACTTATATGTAATTTTCCGTGTTGCTAAGAGTGATACATTTGAACGTGAAGGGGCGGATATTTTCTACGAACTTCCAATCAACTTTGCTCAAGCTGCATTAGGAGATGAAGTGGATGTACCAACTGTTCACGGCAAGGTAAAATTAAAAGTTCCTGCGGGTACTCAATCTGGTACGGTTCTTCGTTTAAGAGGAAAAGGTGCGCCTAGACTTCATGGTGGCGGCATGGGTGATCAGCATGTTACGGTCCGTGTTGTAACGCCTAAGCATTTAACGGATAAGCAACGTGAGGCGATGCAGATTTTCGCAAAAGAAGCGGGTACTCATGTTGAGGGTGAAGGAACTTTCTTCGATAAAATGAAGGATGCGTTTAAGGACAGTTTTAAGTAA
- the dnaK gene encoding molecular chaperone DnaK produces the protein MSKIIGIDLGTTNSAVAVLEGNEAKIIPNPEGNRTTPSVVAFKNGEIQVGEVAKRQAVTNLNTISSIKRYMGDASHKVEIEGKQYTPQEISAMILQYLKGYAEEYLGEKVEKAVITVPAYFNDAQRQATKDAGRIAGLEVERIVNEPTAAALAYGLDKVDHEEKILVFDLGGGTFDVSILELGDGVFDVLSTAGDNHLGGDDFDNKIIEFLVAEFKRDNGIDLSQDKMAMQRLKDAAEKAKKDLSGVTSTQISLPFITAGEAGPLHLEVTLTRAKFDQLTLDLVERTKEPVRRALSDAGLSASEIDQVILVGGSTRIPAVVEAVRKETGKEPNKSVNPDEVVAMGAAIQGGVISGDVKDIVLLDVTPLSLGIETMGGVFTKLIDRNTTIPTSKSQVFSTAADNQPAVDVHVLQGERPMAADNKTLGRFQLTDIPAAPRGVPQIEVTFDIDKNGIVNVRAKDLGTGKEQTITIKSSSGLSDEEIERMVKDAEANAEADKKRKEEVDLRNEVDQLIFTVDKTLKDLEGKVDAEDVKKAETARDELKAAVEANDLEAMKAKRDALNEVVQNLSVKLYEQAAAASQAAQGAGAEQASSQSQDGVVDADFEEVKD, from the coding sequence ATGAGTAAAATTATTGGTATTGACTTAGGAACTACAAACTCAGCAGTTGCTGTATTAGAAGGAAATGAAGCTAAAATTATTCCAAATCCAGAAGGAAATCGTACAACACCATCAGTTGTAGCGTTCAAAAATGGTGAAATTCAAGTAGGGGAAGTTGCAAAACGTCAAGCTGTAACAAATTTAAATACAATTTCCTCTATTAAACGTTATATGGGAGATGCTTCTCATAAAGTTGAAATCGAAGGAAAACAATATACACCACAAGAAATTTCAGCAATGATCTTACAATACTTAAAAGGCTATGCTGAAGAATATTTAGGAGAAAAAGTTGAAAAAGCAGTTATTACTGTACCAGCTTACTTCAATGATGCTCAACGTCAAGCCACTAAAGATGCAGGACGTATCGCTGGTTTAGAAGTAGAACGTATCGTTAACGAACCAACTGCAGCAGCTTTAGCATATGGTTTAGATAAAGTAGACCACGAAGAAAAAATCTTAGTATTTGACCTTGGTGGTGGTACATTTGACGTATCTATCTTAGAATTAGGAGACGGCGTATTCGACGTATTATCAACAGCAGGAGACAACCACTTAGGTGGAGATGATTTCGATAATAAAATTATTGAATTCTTAGTTGCTGAATTTAAACGTGATAATGGAATTGATTTATCACAAGATAAAATGGCAATGCAACGTTTGAAAGATGCAGCTGAAAAAGCTAAAAAAGATTTATCAGGTGTTACTTCAACACAAATCAGCTTACCATTCATCACTGCTGGTGAAGCTGGACCATTACACTTAGAAGTAACATTAACACGTGCTAAATTTGACCAATTAACATTAGATTTAGTAGAACGTACAAAAGAACCAGTTCGTCGTGCATTAAGCGATGCTGGATTATCAGCAAGTGAAATCGACCAAGTAATCTTAGTTGGTGGATCAACTCGTATTCCAGCAGTTGTAGAAGCTGTTCGTAAAGAAACTGGTAAAGAACCAAACAAATCAGTAAATCCTGACGAAGTAGTAGCTATGGGTGCTGCAATCCAAGGTGGAGTTATCTCAGGTGATGTGAAAGATATCGTATTATTAGACGTAACTCCATTATCATTAGGAATTGAAACAATGGGTGGTGTATTTACTAAATTAATCGATCGTAATACAACAATTCCAACAAGCAAATCACAAGTGTTCTCAACAGCAGCAGATAACCAACCAGCAGTAGATGTTCACGTATTACAAGGGGAACGTCCAATGGCGGCAGACAATAAAACTTTAGGTCGCTTCCAATTAACAGATATCCCAGCTGCACCTCGTGGTGTGCCACAAATCGAAGTAACATTTGATATTGATAAAAACGGTATTGTAAATGTTCGTGCAAAAGACTTAGGTACTGGAAAAGAACAAACAATCACAATTAAATCTTCATCAGGTTTATCAGACGAAGAAATCGAACGCATGGTAAAAGATGCTGAAGCTAATGCTGAAGCAGATAAAAAACGTAAAGAAGAAGTAGATTTACGTAATGAAGTGGATCAATTAATCTTCACTGTAGATAAAACATTGAAAGACTTAGAAGGCAAAGTAGATGCTGAAGATGTTAAGAAAGCTGAAACAGCTCGTGATGAATTAAAAGCAGCTGTAGAAGCAAATGACTTAGAAGCAATGAAAGCTAAACGTGACGCTTTAAATGAAGTTGTTCAAAACTTATCAGTAAAATTATATGAACAAGCAGCAGCAGCTAGCCAAGCAGCTCAAGGAGCAGGTGCTGAACAAGCAAGCTCTCAATCACAAGATGGCGTAGTAGATGCTGACTTTGAAGAAGTAAAAGACTAA
- the grpE gene encoding nucleotide exchange factor GrpE: METNEEKDVQQTQEVEEEKSPEVEEFEETVEETEEVELSVEEKLQQEISQLNDQVYRLSAEIANIQKRNAKERQDAAKYRSQSLAQNLLNVIDNLERAIASPSESEEAKNLKKGVEMVYEGFLYALKEEGIEEIEALNQPFDPNKHHAVQAVPAEEGQESDVVVQVFQKGYVLKDRVLRPAMVIVSQ; encoded by the coding sequence TTGGAAACAAATGAAGAAAAAGACGTTCAACAAACTCAAGAAGTAGAAGAAGAGAAATCTCCTGAAGTAGAAGAGTTTGAAGAAACTGTCGAAGAAACCGAAGAAGTTGAACTTTCTGTTGAAGAAAAATTACAACAAGAAATTTCTCAATTAAATGACCAAGTATATCGCTTATCTGCAGAAATTGCGAATATTCAAAAGCGAAATGCAAAAGAGCGACAAGATGCAGCAAAGTATCGTAGTCAATCTTTAGCACAAAACTTATTGAATGTGATTGATAATCTAGAAAGAGCGATTGCTTCACCTAGTGAATCAGAAGAAGCGAAAAATCTGAAAAAAGGAGTCGAAATGGTATATGAAGGTTTCTTATATGCCCTAAAAGAAGAAGGCATTGAAGAAATCGAAGCATTAAATCAACCATTTGACCCAAATAAACATCACGCTGTTCAAGCTGTTCCAGCTGAAGAAGGACAAGAAAGTGATGTCGTTGTTCAAGTGTTTCAAAAAGGCTATGTATTGAAAGATCGTGTATTAAGACCAGCGATGGTTATCGTCTCTCAATAA
- the hrcA gene encoding heat-inducible transcriptional repressor HrcA has protein sequence MLTDRQLLILQSIIQLYTETLEPVGSKKLMQHTGLAVSSATIRNEMMKLEEMGYLEKNHSSSGRVPSNQGYRYYLDNILPVQNSPVSLSIRNQIRETFQQSTMEIQDVFKVSADILSTLTNYTTISIGPAVRSATLSGFRLVRLGLNQVMAILVMSNGLVENKVYSIPSAIDDSDLDKVVRMINEELIGLPLETVLQRLKTDLPALMNRYMNSQIQIVKVIQDMMNQFEQDRLHVAGRRYLLNYFDSHADVHHLKEIYRLMDDQSKMHELVMPSNRDIQIRLGSEMNDPLLGEFSIITASYETPKHDKGIIALLGPKNMPYSNVLSIVKGLQEELTTTMEQYYRNL, from the coding sequence ATGTTAACCGATAGACAATTGCTAATCTTACAATCGATTATTCAACTATATACGGAAACATTAGAACCAGTTGGATCAAAAAAGTTGATGCAGCATACGGGTTTAGCAGTAAGTTCTGCAACCATTCGAAATGAAATGATGAAGCTAGAAGAGATGGGATACCTTGAAAAAAATCATTCCTCTTCAGGACGAGTTCCATCGAATCAAGGGTATCGATATTATTTAGATAATATTTTACCTGTTCAGAACAGTCCTGTTTCATTAAGCATTCGAAATCAAATCCGTGAAACTTTCCAGCAATCGACCATGGAAATTCAAGATGTCTTTAAAGTTTCGGCAGATATATTGTCGACGCTGACGAATTACACAACGATTTCCATCGGACCCGCAGTAAGGAGTGCTACATTATCTGGATTTCGACTCGTTCGACTAGGGTTAAACCAAGTAATGGCAATTTTAGTCATGAGCAATGGTTTAGTTGAAAATAAAGTGTACTCGATTCCAAGTGCGATTGATGATTCCGACTTAGATAAAGTCGTTCGAATGATCAATGAGGAATTGATTGGCTTGCCACTAGAAACTGTTCTCCAACGTTTGAAGACTGATTTACCAGCTTTAATGAATCGATATATGAATTCTCAAATTCAAATTGTCAAAGTGATTCAAGATATGATGAACCAATTTGAACAAGATAGACTCCATGTTGCAGGAAGAAGATATTTATTAAATTACTTCGACTCACATGCCGATGTCCATCATTTAAAAGAAATTTATCGATTAATGGATGACCAATCAAAGATGCACGAATTAGTGATGCCTTCTAACCGAGATATCCAAATTCGTTTAGGATCTGAGATGAACGACCCATTATTAGGAGAATTTAGTATTATTACAGCAAGCTATGAAACTCCAAAACACGATAAAGGAATCATCGCTTTATTAGGACCTAAAAATATGCCGTATTCGAATGTTCTATCAATTGTCAAAGGATTACAAGAAGAGCTCACAACAACAATGGAGCAATATTATAGAAACTTATAA
- the efp gene encoding elongation factor P, whose translation MINVSDLKAGMTFILDGKLIKVLEISHHKPGKGNTVMRMKIRDVRNGSTVDTTMRPDEKVERAHIDTKDVQYLYSQDNVGVFMDLESYEQYEIPEETIENELKYILENMEVKIQFYGTEVIGVSLPSTVVLQVTETQPSIKGATVTGSGKPATMETGLVVNVPDFIEAGEYLEVNTSEGTYVRRATK comes from the coding sequence ATGATTAACGTAAGTGATTTAAAAGCAGGAATGACTTTCATTCTTGATGGAAAATTAATTAAAGTGTTGGAAATCAGCCACCACAAACCAGGTAAAGGAAATACTGTAATGCGTATGAAAATCCGTGACGTTCGTAATGGATCAACAGTTGATACTACAATGAGACCTGATGAAAAAGTAGAACGTGCTCACATCGATACAAAAGACGTTCAATACTTATACAGCCAAGATAATGTTGGTGTATTCATGGACTTAGAAAGCTATGAACAGTATGAAATTCCAGAAGAAACAATCGAAAACGAATTGAAATACATTTTGGAAAACATGGAAGTTAAAATCCAATTCTACGGAACAGAAGTAATTGGGGTTTCATTACCTTCAACAGTTGTATTACAAGTAACTGAAACTCAACCATCAATTAAAGGTGCTACTGTTACAGGTTCTGGTAAACCAGCAACAATGGAAACAGGATTAGTCGTAAACGTTCCAGACTTCATCGAAGCTGGCGAGTACTTAGAAGTAAACACTTCAGAAGGTACATACGTACGTCGTGCAACTAAATAA
- the purB gene encoding adenylosuccinate lyase: MITRYTRPEMANIWSDENRYRCWLEVEILACEAWAELGEIPKEDVQKIRDNASFSVERILEIEEETRHDVVAFTRAVSETLGEERKWVHYGLTSTDVVDTAYGYQLKQTNDILRKDLRRFLEIVQQKALEHKYTVCMGRTHGVHAEPTTFGLKLALWYSEMKRNIERFERAAQGVEAGKISGAVGTFANIPTSVEAYVCEKLQIRPQEISTQILSRDLHADYISTIALIATSIEKFATEIRGLQKSETREVEEFFAKGQKGSSAMPHKRNPIGSENMAGLSRVIRGHMITAYENVNLWHERDISHSSAERIIIPDSTILLNYMLNRFGNIVKNLTVFPDRMLKNMDATFGLIYSQRVLLKLIDKGLSREKAYDLVQPCTALAWDEQRSFREIIENHEEIMSHLTAEELNEAFDYHYHIRQVDEIFHRVGLD; encoded by the coding sequence ATGATTACTCGTTACACAAGACCGGAAATGGCCAATATTTGGTCAGATGAAAATCGTTATCGTTGTTGGTTAGAAGTTGAGATTTTAGCTTGCGAAGCATGGGCAGAGTTAGGAGAGATTCCTAAAGAAGATGTTCAAAAAATTCGTGATAATGCTAGTTTTTCAGTGGAAAGAATTTTAGAAATTGAAGAAGAAACAAGACACGACGTTGTAGCCTTTACTCGTGCTGTGAGTGAAACGTTAGGGGAAGAACGTAAATGGGTTCATTATGGTCTAACAAGTACAGATGTTGTCGATACTGCCTATGGCTATCAATTAAAGCAAACGAATGATATTTTACGAAAAGACTTAAGACGTTTCTTAGAGATTGTCCAACAAAAAGCGCTTGAACATAAATATACTGTATGTATGGGAAGAACGCATGGGGTACATGCAGAGCCAACGACTTTTGGGTTGAAGCTTGCATTATGGTATTCAGAAATGAAACGGAATATCGAACGATTTGAACGTGCTGCTCAGGGCGTAGAAGCTGGTAAAATTAGTGGAGCCGTTGGAACTTTTGCCAATATTCCAACTTCAGTAGAAGCATATGTTTGTGAGAAGTTACAAATTCGGCCACAAGAAATTTCAACACAAATTTTATCGAGAGATTTACATGCGGACTATATTTCAACAATCGCTTTAATTGCAACGAGTATTGAAAAATTCGCTACAGAAATTCGTGGCTTGCAAAAATCAGAAACACGTGAAGTTGAAGAATTTTTCGCAAAAGGTCAAAAAGGTTCTTCTGCAATGCCTCATAAGAGAAACCCAATCGGTTCAGAAAATATGGCTGGCTTATCAAGAGTGATTCGTGGACATATGATAACAGCGTATGAAAATGTCAACTTATGGCATGAACGAGATATTTCGCATTCTTCTGCAGAACGTATCATTATTCCAGATAGCACGATTTTATTAAATTATATGTTAAATCGTTTTGGTAATATTGTAAAAAACTTAACGGTATTCCCTGATCGTATGCTTAAAAACATGGATGCAACATTTGGATTAATTTATAGCCAACGTGTTCTATTAAAATTAATTGATAAAGGATTAAGCCGTGAAAAAGCTTATGACTTAGTACAACCATGTACAGCCTTAGCGTGGGATGAACAACGTTCATTTAGAGAAATTATTGAAAACCACGAAGAAATAATGTCCCATTTAACAGCTGAAGAATTGAATGAGGCCTTTGATTATCACTATCATATTCGACAAGTTGATGAAATTTTCCACAGAGTTGGACTTGACTAG
- a CDS encoding GNAT family N-acetyltransferase encodes MWYLKNFDELSKNEVIEIYKARIQTFMVEQQLNYQEIDEIDKRAWHLFETDETGKVIAYLRIFQEVDGAHVGRVIVDEAHRKQGKGRALIERAIEICQEWYVDQPIMIHAQTYLQQFYESLGFEVWSPPYQLVGIEHIDMILK; translated from the coding sequence ATGTGGTACTTGAAAAATTTTGACGAATTATCGAAAAATGAAGTTATTGAAATTTATAAAGCAAGAATTCAAACCTTTATGGTTGAACAACAATTAAATTATCAAGAAATAGATGAGATTGATAAACGAGCGTGGCATTTATTCGAAACAGATGAAACTGGTAAAGTAATTGCTTATTTACGAATCTTCCAAGAAGTAGATGGAGCTCATGTTGGACGTGTCATTGTGGATGAAGCTCATCGTAAACAAGGAAAAGGAAGAGCTCTGATAGAAAGAGCGATAGAAATTTGTCAGGAATGGTATGTTGATCAGCCGATTATGATTCATGCACAAACGTATTTACAACAGTTTTACGAATCATTAGGCTTTGAAGTTTGGTCACCACCTTATCAGCTAGTTGGAATTGAACATATAGATATGATTTTAAAATAG
- the ribF gene encoding riboflavin biosynthesis protein RibF: protein MQIIKITHPYQSSQIVQEPIVLALGFFDGIHLGHQKVIQQAKEQAQELGVKLALMSFDHHPSIIVQGADPDELQYLSPFERKVELLEEFGVDIFYVIDFTKEFASLSPQEFVDQYIVGLNAVAVVAGFDYTYGKKDIANMELLPTYAKERFSIVTISEQQTEEQKIGSTAIRQYLETGQIEEANALLGYEYTMIGKVVHGFGRGSALLGFPTANIDVSTDTYLLKKGVYIVEIQVEDKWYPAMASIGVNPTFNDVTKITIEVYILDFQRDIYEFSVRVKWLHYLRDELKFDGLEALIAQLKEDEVNTKKYFEK, encoded by the coding sequence ATGCAAATTATAAAAATCACCCATCCTTATCAGTCTTCTCAAATTGTTCAAGAACCGATTGTGTTAGCACTTGGATTTTTTGATGGGATTCATTTAGGGCATCAGAAAGTGATTCAACAAGCAAAGGAACAAGCTCAAGAACTAGGCGTTAAATTAGCATTAATGTCATTTGACCATCATCCTTCCATTATCGTCCAAGGAGCAGATCCAGACGAATTACAATATCTATCACCCTTTGAAAGAAAGGTAGAGTTATTAGAAGAATTTGGTGTAGATATTTTTTACGTTATTGATTTTACAAAAGAATTTGCTTCATTAAGTCCTCAAGAATTTGTTGATCAATACATAGTTGGGCTAAATGCTGTAGCAGTTGTAGCTGGATTTGATTATACTTATGGGAAAAAAGATATTGCCAATATGGAATTATTACCGACATATGCAAAAGAAAGATTCTCGATTGTAACAATCTCAGAACAACAAACTGAAGAGCAAAAGATTGGTTCAACCGCTATTCGACAATATTTAGAAACCGGTCAAATCGAAGAAGCAAATGCACTATTAGGCTATGAATATACGATGATTGGAAAAGTGGTTCATGGTTTTGGACGTGGGAGTGCCTTATTAGGATTTCCAACAGCGAATATTGATGTTTCAACGGACACTTATTTATTAAAAAAGGGAGTTTACATAGTAGAAATTCAAGTAGAAGATAAGTGGTATCCTGCGATGGCTTCGATTGGAGTGAATCCAACGTTTAATGATGTAACGAAAATTACAATTGAAGTTTATATTTTAGATTTCCAAAGAGATATTTATGAATTCTCAGTAAGAGTAAAATGGTTGCATTATTTACGAGACGAATTAAAATTCGATGGATTAGAAGCACTTATTGCACAATTAAAAGAAGATGAAGTAAATACTAAAAAATATTTTGAAAAATAA
- the truB gene encoding tRNA pseudouridine(55) synthase TruB gives MDGILPLWKEKGMTSFDCVFKVRRLLQTKKVGHSGTLDPEVDGVLPICVGKATKVVEYLLESNKVYQGEICLGIATATEDAHGEIVKQEAIMTPFTINQIDAMMETFQGEITQIPPMYSAVKVNGKRLYEYARKGESVERPERKVNIYEFKRTSTPEYDEATKTQKWTFEVSCSKGTYVRTLAVDLGEKLGVPSHMSQLTRIKSGPFMSEQCVTLSQLEALVEQHQASSILRPLEEVFETYPRVDVSEEFVTKVKNGAILTTAELPQVIEPSTFYIEGELIALYGPHPEKKGLLKPIKMF, from the coding sequence ATGGACGGAATTTTACCATTATGGAAAGAAAAAGGGATGACTTCATTCGACTGTGTCTTTAAAGTGAGACGCTTATTACAAACGAAAAAAGTAGGTCATTCAGGTACTTTAGATCCAGAAGTAGATGGTGTTTTGCCAATTTGTGTTGGAAAAGCAACAAAAGTGGTAGAGTATTTATTAGAATCTAATAAAGTCTATCAAGGAGAGATTTGTTTAGGGATTGCTACTGCAACAGAAGATGCTCATGGAGAAATTGTGAAACAAGAAGCGATAATGACTCCATTTACCATTAATCAAATTGATGCTATGATGGAAACTTTTCAAGGAGAAATTACTCAAATTCCTCCAATGTATTCTGCTGTGAAAGTTAATGGTAAAAGACTATACGAATATGCTCGAAAAGGAGAATCCGTTGAACGTCCAGAAAGAAAAGTGAATATATACGAGTTTAAACGTACTTCGACTCCTGAATATGATGAAGCGACGAAAACACAAAAATGGACCTTTGAAGTTAGCTGTAGTAAAGGGACTTATGTTCGTACATTAGCTGTTGATTTAGGAGAAAAATTAGGAGTACCTTCTCATATGTCGCAATTAACTCGTATTAAAAGTGGCCCATTTATGTCAGAACAATGTGTGACATTATCACAATTAGAGGCTTTAGTAGAACAACATCAAGCTTCATCCATCCTTCGACCTTTAGAAGAAGTATTTGAAACATATCCTAGAGTGGATGTGAGTGAAGAATTCGTTACAAAAGTGAAAAATGGAGCCATTTTAACAACAGCAGAATTACCTCAAGTGATAGAACCTTCAACTTTTTATATTGAAGGTGAATTAATAGCCTTATACGGACCTCATCCTGAGAAAAAAGGACTATTAAAACCGATTAAAATGTTTTAA
- a CDS encoding DegV family protein: MSRIIIVTDSTADLTEQEIQDFNIHVVPLNITIQEEHYLDGETITKEEFKNKMIASSELPMTAQPSIGRFVELYDKLGKDGSEIISIHLMNSISGTVNAARQAADLTESTVTVVDSDFTSRSMGIIVREAAKAAKEGKSVEEILEVIESTRQRTKLYLTVLNLDNLIKGGRISRVMGAFSNLLNIKLFLEVINGKIEIVQKGRGLKSLQKKYDEVFEEMKACPNGIQEIGIMHAGLNEFNQSQIDTLRELFPDAKLTIVMTSPIIMSHTGVDAMAVTYLEKK; the protein is encoded by the coding sequence ATGTCTCGTATAATCATAGTGACAGATTCAACTGCTGATTTAACCGAACAAGAAATCCAAGATTTCAATATCCATGTAGTTCCATTAAATATTACCATTCAAGAAGAACATTATTTAGACGGTGAAACTATTACAAAAGAAGAATTCAAAAATAAAATGATTGCAAGTTCTGAATTACCAATGACTGCTCAACCTTCCATTGGTCGTTTTGTAGAACTGTATGACAAATTAGGAAAAGACGGTTCTGAAATTATTTCTATTCACTTAATGAATTCGATTAGTGGAACTGTTAATGCTGCAAGACAAGCAGCAGATCTTACGGAATCAACTGTAACGGTTGTTGATTCAGACTTCACTTCTCGTTCAATGGGAATCATTGTTCGTGAAGCTGCGAAAGCTGCCAAAGAAGGCAAAAGTGTTGAAGAAATTTTAGAAGTTATTGAAAGTACTCGTCAACGTACAAAATTATATTTAACCGTTTTAAACCTAGATAATTTAATTAAAGGTGGTCGTATTAGTCGTGTCATGGGAGCTTTCTCTAATTTATTAAACATCAAACTATTTTTAGAAGTAATTAATGGTAAAATTGAGATTGTTCAAAAAGGGAGAGGTTTAAAGTCTCTTCAGAAGAAATATGATGAAGTTTTTGAGGAAATGAAAGCTTGCCCTAATGGTATCCAAGAAATTGGCATTATGCATGCTGGATTGAATGAGTTTAATCAATCTCAAATTGATACATTACGTGAGTTATTCCCTGATGCTAAACTTACAATTGTAATGACTTCACCAATTATTATGAGCCATACAGGTGTAGATGCAATGGCGGTTACTTACCTAGAGAAAAAATAA